One Camelina sativa cultivar DH55 chromosome 3, Cs, whole genome shotgun sequence genomic window carries:
- the LOC104778548 gene encoding uncharacterized protein LOC104778548, with protein sequence MPEVLACYGGLHVFIYQAVWFCGNRYVFGFICILGIFYARTTRASYCGRYLASNPLHSASLESLKTKRSCGMNSSVQEKTESVEVTFSVKDTFGSSASENPGSSSMTDEDKTLHFILLDGTWNNSAAMLKRLKDHAKSVWGDEDLPCISLAAGASAMHKLRPQPSWDRTCTAAAAIGLLTELSLLPQLSSYELDKQADAVEEGLVILLDSLTGRRLRMGRSITRKGRNTISIC encoded by the exons ATGCCAGAAG TGTTGGCTTGCTATGGAGGACTGCATGTGTTCATATATCAAGCCGTGTGGTTTTGTGGAAACAGATACGTTTTTGGCTTTATATGCATCCTAGG GATTTTCTACGCCAGAACAACACGGGCAAGTTATTGTGGCAGATATTTGGCGTCCAATCCGCTACACTCTGCGTCTTTGGAATCGCTGAAGACGAAGAGATCATGTGGAATGAATTCAAGCGTGCAG GAAAAAACCGAGTCCGTTGAAGTTACTTTCTCGGTTAAAGACACTTTTGGTAGTTCGGCTTCAGAGAATCCTGGATCATCATCCATG ACAGATGAGGATAAAACTCTGCATTTCATTTTGCTTGATGGCACGTGGAACAATTCTGCTGCAATGCTCAAGCGTTTAAAG GATCACGCAAAGTCAGTATGGGGAGATGAAGATCTTCCTTGTATATCTCTTGCAGCTGGTGCATCCGCAATGCACAAGCTCCG GCCACAACCATC ATGGGACCGGACCTGCACGGCTGCAGCAGCAATTGGACTCCTAACCGAGCTTAGCCTTCTCCCACAGTTAAGCAGCTATGAGTTAGACAAACAAGCTGATGCGGTCGAGGAAGGTTTGGTCATATTACTGGACTCTCTAACAGGACGTCGCTTAAGAATGGGAAGATCCATAACTCGTAAAGGCAGAAACACCATCAGCATTTGCTAA
- the LOC104778546 gene encoding uncharacterized protein LOC104778546: MDPKSSDVDTVEEANLETPRSLYTIEELNSRLEFERFIKRFAKIGFKVLEKDEISTSSEEEDEDEDKDSVESDQEWDVDSFEGCEYESDPEESEDWRRYVRQCYKSEGFDVPRDCVPKRTSGRICCGFCPVELDEYFSPPDLTGRQYMENMLKVVIAKHNETKKKNLVLDHIVRAVVLMGGKVKAYITFMAKETPEGELVEYQGKAEWKVWQRNFHPLLCRPASEQRQLP; encoded by the exons ATGGATCCCAAATCCAGCGATGTCGATACTGTTGAAGAAGCAAATTTAGAGACGCCGAGATCCCTCTATACTATTGAAGAATTAAATTCCAGGCTAGAGTTTGAGAGATTCATTAAAAGATTCGCCAAGATTGGTTTCAAGGTGCTGGAAAAGGACGAGATTTCCACGTCTAGcgaggaagaagacgaggaCGAGGATAAGGACAGCGTGGAAAGCGATCAGGAATGGGATGTTGATAGTTTCGAGGGTTGTGAATACGAATCTGATCCTGAAGAGTCTGAGGATTGGCGTCGCTACGTGCGCCAATGTTACAAAAGCGAG GGTTTCGATGTGCCACGAGATTGCGTTCCCAAGCGGACTTCGGGTCGAATTTGCTGTGGATTCTGTCCCGTTGAACTTGATGAATACTTTAGTCCGCCCGACCTTACAGGGCGTCAGTACATGGAAAACATGCTCAAAGTCGTCATTGCCAAACACAACGAAACAAAG aagaagaatttGGTGCTGGACCATATCGTGAGGGCCGTTGTGTTAATGGGAGGTAAGGTCAAAGCATACATAACGTTCATGGCTAAAGAAACTCCCGAGGGAGAGCTCGTGGAGTATCAGGGCAAAGCTGAATGGAAGGTCTGGCAGAGAAACTTCCATCCACTCCTCTGCAGACCAGCCTCTGAGCAGAGACAGTTACCCtag
- the LOC104761123 gene encoding probable serine/threonine-protein kinase At1g54610 has product MGCVSSRHRPFRRKSSTLNELPVEKPPSSRIDSSRIEEWIQPADGFDRSSSKGDANVRLFSSGRFHDDDQIGKILEYPETVGRMDRVVHDQELRRASSAVADPDLEIDSNVMKHKPERWNSRVSKVSSQFSDHLLIEREPEKPGIEASVLAVPRELKRDPNFVGPNDAERKQVAAGWPTWLVTVAGEALVGWTPRRANTFEKLEKIGQGTYSNVYRARDLLHNKIVALKKVRFDLNDMESVKFMAREIIVMRRLDHPNVLKLEGLITAPVSSSLYLVFEYMDHDLLGLSSLPGVKFSEPQVKCYMRQLLSGLEHCHSRGVLHRDIKGSNLLIDSKGVLKIADFGLATFYDPAKSVPLTSHVVTLWYRPPELLLGATHYGVGVDLWSTGCILGELYAGRPILPGKTEVEQLHKIFKLCGSPTENYWRKQKLSSSAGFITTIPYRRKVSEMFKDFPASVLSLLETLLSIDPDHRSSADCALESEYFKTKPFACDPSHLPKYPPSKEIDTKMRDEAKRQQPTRADKQERQNSMTRRSHERKLVPPIRENHSLSMTMEKQYQDLRSRNDSFKSFKEERTLHGPVADFLNMQTRNNQTGGRISHSGPLMSNRNMAKSTMHVKENALPRYNPARVNQKMLSGSVSSKALLGRQDQPVLNQRRRDRRAYNRADNMDSRPMTAPIEDPSWYTPRDSKIYMSGPLLAQPRRVDQKLEEHDRQLQQFNRQAQTTRQGRTRNW; this is encoded by the exons ATGGGTTGTGTAAGTTCTAGGCATAGGCCTTTTAGAAGAAAGTCGTCAACACTCAATGAGTTACCTGTGGAGAAACCTCCTTCCTCGCGGATTGATTCGTCGAGGATAGAGGAGTGGATCCAACCGGCAGATGGGTTTGATAGATCCAGTAGCAAGGGAGATGCCAATGTTAGGTTATTTAGTTCAGGTAGGTttcatgatgatgatcagaTTGGGAAGATTTTGGAGTATCCTGAGACGGTTGGTCGTATGGATCGAGTTGTTCATGATCAGGAATTGAGAAGGGCGTCTAGTGCTGTTGCAGACCCGGATTTGGAGATTGATTCAAACGTTATGAAGCATAAGCCAGAAAGATGGAATAGCAGGGTTTCTAAAGTTTCTAGTCAGTTTTCTGATCATCTTCTGATTGAGAGGGAACCAGAGAAACCTGGGATTGAAGCCTCGGTTCTAGCAGTTCCTCGGGAACTGAAGAGGGACCCGAACTTTGTTGGCCCAAATGATGCAGAGAGGAAGCAAGTGGCTGCAGGATGGCCGACTTGGCTGGTCACCGTTGCAGGTGAGGCACTAGTGGGTTGGACTCCACGCCGAGCAAATACTTTTGAGAAGCTGGAGAAA ATTGGTCAAGGAACATATAGCAATGTGTATAGAGCTCGTGATCTTCTTCATAACAAGATCGTTGCGTTAAAAAAGGTCCGATTTGATCTTAACGATATGGAAAGTGTTAAGTTTATGGCAAGAGAGATCATAGTAATGAGACGGCTTGATCATCCTAATGTCCTGAAACTGGAAGGGTTGATCACTGCCCCTGTTTCATCGTCCCTCTACTTAGTTTTCGAGTATATGGATCATGATCTCTTAGGACTTTCTTCGCTACCCGGTGTCAAGTTTTCAGAGCCTCAG GTTAAGTGTTACATGCGACAACTTCTAAGTGGGCTTGAACATTGTCACAGCCGCGGTGTTCTTCATCGTGATATTAAGGGCTCAAATCTACTGATTGACAGTAAAGGAGTCTTGAAGATTGCAGATTTTGGGTTAGCCACATTTTACGACCCTGCAAAAAGTGTTCCATTGACTAGCCATGTTGTCACTCTTTGGTACCGGCCACCAGAACTTTTGCTTGGAGCCACTCATTATGGTGTTGGGGTTGATCTATGGAGCACAGGTTGCATCTTAGGTGAATTATATGCTGGTAGACCGATCCTCCCTGGAAAAACCGAG GTAGAACAATTGCATAAAATCTTCAAGCTTTGTGGTTCACCAACAGAAAATTACTGGAGAAAACAGAAGTTATCGTCTTCAGCTGGATTCATAACCACAATTCCTTATAGACGTAAAGTATCAGAGATGTTTAAGGACTTTCCTGCAAGTGTTCTTTCGCTTTTAGAGACTTTACTCTCCATAGATCCTGATCACCGGAGCTCTGCTGATTGTGCCCTTGAGAGTGAG tacttcaaaaccaaaccatttgCTTGCGATCCATCGCACTTACCGAAGTATCCTCCTAGTAAAGAGATTGATACTAAAATGCGGGATGAAGCAAAAAGGCAACAACCAACGAGGGCGGATAAACAAGAACGGCAAAACTCTATGACGAGAAGATCACACGAAAGAAAACTTGTCCCACCGATCAGAGAAAATCACTCTCTATCAATGACAATGGAG AAACAATATCAAGATTTGAGAAGCAGAAACGATAGTTTCAAGTCGTTTAAAGAGGAGAGGACTCTTCATGGCCCAGTtgctgattttttaaatatgcaaACCAGAAACAATCAAACTGGTGGGAGGATTTCACACTCAGGTCCACTGATGAGCAACAGGAATATGGCTAAGTCAACGATGCATGTGAAGGAGAATGCACTTCCTAGATACAATCCAGCTAGAGTAAACCAGAAGATGTTATCGGGATCAGTCTCCTCCAAAGCATTATTAGGGCGACAAGATCAACCAGTCttgaatcaaagaagaagagatcgacGAGCGTACAATAGAGCTGATAATATGGATAGTAGACCTATGACTGCACCAATTGAAGACCCTTCTTGG TATACTCCTCGTGACAGCAAGATTTACATGTCAGGACCATTGTTGGCTCAGCCAAGAAGAGTGGACCAGAAGCTTGAAGAACATGATCGGCAACTTCAGCAATTCAACAGACAAGCACAAACGACACGCCAAGGCCGAACTCGCAATTGGTAG
- the LOC104761113 gene encoding uncharacterized protein LOC104761113, producing the protein MMDPTESPRTSNGSSSLSPPRSYLIFMRIMSKRRTWVCLFVAVYAILLSSSWNFLTSVLSWYKLQYTSSPSPSRLPAVYASVVLGAVFGAMSMVAAAAVAVPAVMVIWISVVVLLAFFGKSRRVLVVEARKITREVFGFVFKVLLKEGNAVAAVCAVLGYFILIRKDFDSI; encoded by the coding sequence aTGATGGATCCAACAGAGTCACCAAGAACATCGAAtggctcttcttctttgtctccaCCAAGATCGTACCTTATCTTTATGCGGATCATGAGCAAGAGACGGACATGGGTTTGTCTCTTTGTAGCTGTCTACGCTATTCTCTTGTCTTCCTCTTGGAACTTTCTCACATCTGTACTTAGCTGGTACAAGCTCCAGTACACCTCATCTCCGTCGCCGTCGCGGTTACCGGCGGTTTACGCTTCTGTGGTGTTGGGAGCTGTGTTTGGAGCCATGTCCATGGTTGCGGCGGCTGCGGTTGCGGTTCCGGCGGTTATGGTGATTTGGATATCGGTGGTTGTGTTGCTCGCGTTTTTTGGGAAATCGAGAAGAGTTTTGGTTGTTGAAGCTCGCAAGATTACAAGAGAAGTGTTTGGATTTGTCTTTAAGGTTCTTTTGAAAGAAGGCAATGCTGTTGCTGCTGTTTGTGCTGTTTTGGGTTATTTTATTCTTATCAGAAAAGATTTTgattcgatttag
- the LOC104761066 gene encoding uncharacterized protein LOC104761066 isoform X1, which yields MSMDLCLSTEPEVMQTMDASFTDLSSLCGQKRKAETILPADEEEEEEEESGKGEEESNSESDDQVWGFDSFDGSDYESPEEPPADEKEFEFRRYARHYHESQGFKVDDDMIPKSLHRRHGGLRGVDLDAHYVEPLTGRDYMEIMANVAIAKYNQVEKKTVTLDRIVRAVDNLATSIKAYITFMAKESPQGELVEYQAKAERKPWQRNIHPIFCRPSSALKKGVIMLQTCLPFSLFCS from the exons ATGTCCATGGATCTCTGTTTAAGCACCGAGCCCGAGGTGATGCAAACCATGGATGCATCTTTCACGGATCTGTCTTCGCTTTGTGGCCAAAAACGCAAGGCCGAAACAATTTTACCGgcggacgaagaagaagaagaagaagaagaaagcggGAAAGGTGAGGAGGAGAGTAACAGTGAAAGCGATGACCAGGTTTGGGGTTTCGATAGTTTCGATGGCTCAGACTACGAGTCGCCTGAGGAGCCTCCCGCGGATGAAAAGGAATTTGAGTTTCGTCGATACGCACGCCATTATCACGAGAGCCAG GGTTTTAAGGTGGATGACGATATGATTCCTAAATCTCTTCATCGTCGTCATGGAGGATTACGCGGTGTCGATCTCGATGCCCACTACGTGGAGCCCCTCACGGGGCGTGACTACATGGAGATTATGGCCAATGTCGCTATTGCCAAATACAACCAAGTTGAG AAAAAGACTGTTACGCTTGATCGTATCGTGAGGGCCGTGGACAATCTTGCCACTAGTATCAAAGCTTATATTACTTTCATGGCTAAGGAGTCTCCTCAAGGGGAACTTGTTGAGTATCAAGCCAAGGCTGAGCGTAAGCCATGGCAAAGAAATATTCATCCCATCTTTTGCAGACCTTCTTCAGCTCTTAAAAAAGGTGTAATAATGCTGCAAACTTGCTTgcctttctctttgttttgttcctAA
- the LOC104761066 gene encoding uncharacterized protein LOC104761066 isoform X2, whose protein sequence is MSMDLCLSTEPEVMQTMDASFTDLSSLCGQKRKAETILPADEEEEEEEESGKGEEESNSESDDQVWGFDSFDGSDYESPEEPPADEKEFEFRRYARHYHESQGFKVDDDMIPKSLHRRHGGLRGVDLDAHYVEPLTGRDYMEIMANVAIAKYNQVEKKTVTLDRIVRAVDNLATSIKAYITFMAKESPQGELVEYQAKAERKPWQRNIHPIFCRPSSALKKD, encoded by the exons ATGTCCATGGATCTCTGTTTAAGCACCGAGCCCGAGGTGATGCAAACCATGGATGCATCTTTCACGGATCTGTCTTCGCTTTGTGGCCAAAAACGCAAGGCCGAAACAATTTTACCGgcggacgaagaagaagaagaagaagaagaaagcggGAAAGGTGAGGAGGAGAGTAACAGTGAAAGCGATGACCAGGTTTGGGGTTTCGATAGTTTCGATGGCTCAGACTACGAGTCGCCTGAGGAGCCTCCCGCGGATGAAAAGGAATTTGAGTTTCGTCGATACGCACGCCATTATCACGAGAGCCAG GGTTTTAAGGTGGATGACGATATGATTCCTAAATCTCTTCATCGTCGTCATGGAGGATTACGCGGTGTCGATCTCGATGCCCACTACGTGGAGCCCCTCACGGGGCGTGACTACATGGAGATTATGGCCAATGTCGCTATTGCCAAATACAACCAAGTTGAG AAAAAGACTGTTACGCTTGATCGTATCGTGAGGGCCGTGGACAATCTTGCCACTAGTATCAAAGCTTATATTACTTTCATGGCTAAGGAGTCTCCTCAAGGGGAACTTGTTGAGTATCAAGCCAAGGCTGAGCGTAAGCCATGGCAAAGAAATATTCATCCCATCTTTTGCAGACCTTCTTCAGCTCTTAAAAAAG ATTGA